In the Argiope bruennichi chromosome 8, qqArgBrue1.1, whole genome shotgun sequence genome, ATTTGAGACCCTAAATTTTtggcaaagtaaaaaaaaaaatacaaatatgaacaCATGTttctattgcatgtttatttaatggtTGATTTGTCTTTTCTATTAATTAGttcaggaaaattacaattttttgaaatctctttttcgatgcttagtatAGCAAGTGTATTTAAATGTTATGCACACATGCTTGAGCAAAGacaattgtttattaattttaatttgctgaaaaagcACTCAGCGTTTATTATAGTATCtggcaatgtaaagaaaagttatAACACAGTTAATAGCTTTAgatataaatcattataattattaattagtaaatattgCAATATGTGTTGAGCATTATTTGCacctttttcattcaaaatcaaatcccataatgaaacaattatttgaattaagttttcatctatgttgttattttaaaacattacaaagtttttggaacatttttctaatttatgtttatctaaagtttttatatcaataattaatttgacTACTTTTAAATCTATCGTCTATCTGTATAATAACAGTATCAGTTAAGAGTTAAATATAATAGTATCAGTTAAGATTAAATAACATCCAAATTCCACAACTgggatttctataattttatcttctactgtttcaaaatataatttttctctttttcaaattcgtttttcaggaaaatgttctgaaagattcaaattatgTGCTATCGCTTTTGCTTTatctaaaaatgagttaaattttgtacataaattttggatttcagttttaattttattgatagtgttaattttgaataatattataagccatactattaaacataaaataaatgtcatttcttgtattgaatctaAGAGACTCTTAGCTTCAGATACCGCAACATTATTCttatttacatcaataaattcttttcgggcattacaagtttgttcaaactgtatatTTACTGCTTTAACAGTATCTATTTTGGCTCCCAATAAGTGttgcataatggtttaagagtaatgtttaagtGCTTTTGTAGAAGTTCCCATCTTTCTGTAGatacagaaaataagcaatataaacagtgcaacatctgaaaaaaaaaaaaaaaaaaaaaccacgagATTGACtacctttatatttccctttcatgttactTCCGTTGTCGTGTGTCTGTCCACTACaatccataatatctaaatcaagctcacttaatatttctaatatagcTTTTGCTAGTTCTTCTCCAGTCATATCAGttaattacttcaataaaccctataaatgattcatttctacataatcttttctcttcaaaatttacgtacctaatgaaatttgttttttatgggaaatatcaaAAGTAGAATCCATTTGAATACTGTAATGTGTGACTACTTTTGTATCGTTTTCAATTTTGTTAAGAACTTAATTTCTAAATgcaggaataatttgttcttgtgatgtatgtgctaaatcatgcacaattctatttttggaattttttttgttcagtttatATGATTCATAAGCACagagtcgtatttacttaataattcgattaaatttttaagaaattgtattaTTAGGACTTCCTATTATTTCATGGTTTCCttgaagtggaagattattacatgataaatatagaatcacatctacaattctttgaaataataatttaaatcattctgtttccttatttatataaacttgattttttttattaatagtcgaatataaatttagttgttttagtaattctttccaagcaataaatgaattaagtgacAGTAAACAAATTAAGTTCTTCTCTTCTTTCCATTGCCCTATTAccattcagaacattattttaattcttgatattGTTGGGGAGGGCCCCATTGCATAGCATCCACTGCCCCCCCCCAGAAGGCCGGCCCTggctatattaattttatatttatttgtgtatGCTAAGTATTACTATTTAGTTAAGAATAAATGTTGTATTTATtccattcttataataaaatttagttgtaCAATGATTGATACatgctatttatatttttgttgaaatctgCTCCATATTTCTGTCCATGATCTCAAAATCCAATGGACAAAGAAGGAATTTCACTGCCTAAAATCcctgagaaaattttgatttttatgcaatttttaaacttataccTGCATTATCTTACAAATTATGATAAACTAagattgtatttttataacttttcaaaataataataaatgagaaatttaaatgcatttaataatatttttgtatgcaatGATTTGCATATGTATTTtgtaatctctctctctctctctctctatatatatatatatatatatatatatatatatatatatatatatatatatatataatatacttacacacacttttaatttaatatatatatatatatttcaggatGCAAACTTTTTGggtgtttttcttttcattttatgtgtAGTCCTGATTCTTAAATTACATCTCAAGGTGAAACAAGGtattttcatggaaatatttattatttagaacttATGCTACTCTATTGTTGTTGTTCTTTTGCCATAATCAATGAAATACTATTCTTCTAATATTACtttcagtttaaattattattaagcatACTTTTATTGAGATTTATATAGAAACGTAAATAAATGCAAGTTAATTTCATGTGCTTTTGTTGTTTATAACAAACtccttatttttctaatttcatctaACTAGTagttaaaagttttaagtattctttatattgtgctatatttttacattatttttatgtctaattttattctatatataccataaattaataaaatttatctttgctcaaattcaaaattttataagtcactttttaattttataagtaacagttttaagattaaaattgtttcatgaaaaattaCTAAGTAATGTTTCACGTGAATTAATGCAATGCAAATGTTGCATACAATGTTTTGCCTGATTCATTAATACCTTTGCCATCAATGAacaaaactagaattttttttagaaattcaattttgcaGAAAAGTGACTCGTAACATTTTGCTTTTCAATGTAGATATCAAAAATGTATCCCTCTTTGTGGTGCTCCTATAGtgacatgaatttaaaaaattttgttacagaATCATTATTAGTGATTGCTTCACTTGGTCTTCAATTAACAACTACTTTTGTCACTGGCAGAAAAGAATcccaatttatatttaatcaaaatatatatgatgCTGTTATAAATGAAGGAATATACATGGTGAGTTATACAACctgttcttttatatatatatataaatatatttgtaatttttttttgaaatgtcacATATTTGTACTGGAAACATCTATTTGTTCATATTTACTTGTAATCTTGTAATCATAATAAGCTCTCTCtctgtgtatgtatatatatatatatatatagttaaagaaaattataaattataatatttcttcaaaaaataagatCCAAACTTctactcattttatattttagagattttgCAAGAATGCCTTATTTTTTCATGCACTGCATAATatgcttattttcttattttttgaaacacaATCAAAATATGGAACATCATCATTAcgtttaaatttctgaatttctgtTGCACAATTTCCTCTATGATCATTGACCTTGCACCTCTCATATTTGTTCTTGTAACTGCTCCATCACATCTGTCTATTATTTTATCACACATCTGTCTACTATTTTATTGGAATCAcatatatctattattttatatcaagaatccattttaagaaataatggcTGCCTGTATCATCTTCACTTACTCctcttaatattttttgtgttaacCTGTTGATTCACGATAGCCTATTCCAATCATTAAAATCAAACCATTTAGGAATCAACTTCTTGTTTTTGGTGAAAGCTACAAAATTCTTTACCCGTGAGGCTTCCACAATTCCTTTTAGATTTctctttctttattcttatttaaaactcACCTTatctaagaattaaaatattattccctTTAAAcctgaaattaataattcagcAGTTAGTGTTGATCATGTGGCTAATCTTAATTTGAGCTTAAATTGCAAATATCTTAAAGTCATGCTAAAgctgatttttttccttcttaagtCCTAACTTTAAGGAAATACAGTATAAGCAatttgcttagaaaaaaaaaattttttagatgtaATTGACGATtggtgaattaattttataaaatttattaaaattgtgatatttttaaatatatcattttaatttgttatgatATATAAAATGGTCCAATATTACATGTCCTTAATGCaggtaggaatttttttttttattacttagtattaacCTTTTcaagggccgtgggaagtatgcttcccatcaaatttatcaatcttcgaatGAAGTTATATAGATTGGGATAAGTTCTGTCGCATTTttaaataagacagaaacttagatgcttcagttctatATCTCACACTAAATGCtatgttttgatattttgcttaggttattaattaatcaaattaaatgtatctaataaatgaataacttttcttaagccaatctcaatcttaaaattattttaatataccatgactagaaaagaaatggccttttaaaggttTAATACATAGTGACATCCAATGAAGATCAATGTATttcattatccatttttttttttttttattattattattattattatttggtgtCAATATTCAAATGGCTGAACAATTGCCATCGCTAGTCGCCTTCTTAATTGACTTTCTATTTTGTATAGCATTaattctgaagtaattaaaaattttaaacagaaaaagcaCTATTGTTTTCTCTATAATTAGATGTGTCAATGGGAATTTATTCCGCAATTTGTGTGTTCATAGAAACAGGCACTCTTAACACCCATAGGACTATCTAATTAGTGTTGCTGGAGAATTTAAGCTATTTAAACTGCTGCAGAAGTGATGTCATTGTTAATTTCACACTAACCTAAAAATTTCAGTAGAGAAAAAGTACTTCTATAGCTAATTcctaaatgtgaaattttaacaatGGCTAGTAAAGGCTTGATTTACATATtgaaataatcttataaatacatttttaacaacagaAAGCAGTATATGAGAATATGATGTTCTTCCAGAGATAAGGCAATTCAGCAACTAAAGAACAATAGTTTAAAAAGAACaactttctttcttaaattttaaaaaataataaaatagcttgAAGATTTACCTTAATACTTTCTTTATTAGCATAGCCCAAGATAATTTGTTGGAtgattataactttaatttttatcttgaaacacattatataatgaaaaatattttcaatacaacatcaatgtcttttacataaaaatgttccatataattttttcccctacccctccccccccccccccctctctctctctcctaTTATTGACATTTTCTCTTGATCAATTTTGGTAATCTGTGATAATGTCATATAATTGAGGTTATTCAATGTATTGAAAAGTAAAATCAGAATATAGTATCCTTAATATACTATATCCTATAATacacatagaaaaaataaattatttaagaaaaataatttagaaaattttctttgaattttaccaattttgtttcagtttcaaACCGATCTGagacaatttttaatactttctttaatatttcaaaataattccacCCTTTTAGTCATACTTAAATAGCTTTACCTTTGTATGCTTATTTTTTGATGAGGAAACTTTTGTATTTgtctaatattattaaattcaaatattaataacataaaaaataacattatttttaatgtaataagtatatatttatattactttaaaaaatgctaaacttATCATTGTTGAATTTCAGTATAATGTTTGTACACAATATATTTGcagcattttcataatattaaatatcaatcttTAATCTTTTACTGTTTTCTGTATCCACTATATATGTTTTCATGAATTATACCTTGAGTtccttctatttatttatacatttttttgttttattttccagcatagaataatattttatttggctGTTCTCTTGAGAGACATCAAAGAACCTCTTAAAATTTGTAGTATTATTCCTTTATTTCAGGTATATGCCCCATTTTTTAAAtggttgaatatttcaaaattcttgatgGCATTATCATATGCTtacatttctgataaaaataaagactCTTGCTGTAAGATTCtgtctaagaaaaaaatattattctgcttCTCTTAAAtcaaaatagtatattatttagttttgtgATGTAaacaattttgcatttctttcttcTCAGATTcatgtgtaaataaaattatttgattattcatAACTTACTTATCCTTTTGTAGCTATGTTTAActctatatttacaataaaaatgtgagaattaatgtttaaaaaatctaagaaaatcatacttcaatcaaatttatttaacaatattgtatGCACATGacaatttattaatctttaatacataaatactttttacgaatgaaaaaaaactaaaacaaaaggaatttataaatagatttctgAATGAACATTTAgaagaagtatagaaaaaaatcttaatgatatgtttttttttttttttaaatcgatcttGTCATTGTTTGTAAtctattatgcaaaaaattaaacttcaattttaaCATACATAACATACTTCATACATTTAAGTATTGTTTTCAGAAATCAGCCTGGAATTTTGTTTAGTTCTTAATTGCATAACTGAAATGGAATATTTTGgcttctgtaaataaaatttgtttttaacaagCAACAGctttatattgtttatatcaGAGACTTCCATATTCATGTGCAATTCTAGTAATAGGACTAGCATTTAACCAATAGAGTCAATTACTTCCAACAGGGCACCATGCAAGAGTACTGCATTTAAGATTATTCAATACTATATCAGATATTGATTTagttttagttgaaattttttctttgtgtttttaaatttgtttgctgACACATAtggtcttttatttttttaatcgccATCAATTTTATGTAAGAGTATTAAAAAAAGCCCATTATTTAGTCACCTCTCACAAGAACCATTTCTTACATAGAGAAAAATTTCCTTTCCAATTTATTGTGAGCCTCAGtagccattaaaaaaataaatctgaatggtCCTTTCAGCCAGACCTTGCACAGAAGGGGTTGCaatgtaaaatttgtaattgtgaagttatttatttgagaaaagaCAAATTCCAGAAATTCTCTGCAAGAGCAAGTTTTTTCCTTTCTCTCTAATCACACATACATCATAAGGAAGGGATGGTGGTGCTTCCATATTGTCCTTTGTATAAGGAGAGGCTTACCTTGGGGCCAAATTGGTCAATTTGTAACTGGTGTAATTCAATGATGCTTTCGTAATGCAAGATTTGTAAAAGAAGAGGTTTGAAATAAATGGCCTCATGCAATTTATGGTTGAACTAAGAAACTTAGCtaaatttgtatgttttttattctaattcgTTGGcagttccaaatttttttctctattctcTTGAGTTTCTTATATTGTTTAACTAGTGCctgctaaacatttttttttttttttttttcaatttagaggTGAgcctaaaaatttataaatgtaatctCAGAGTTATTTTCAGTTGATAAATATTAATGTACTTTATATCCACAGTAATCACAAATGAAAAACTTTAAGGCTCTTAATTTCTTGGTGCATTTGATTGTATCCAATgacaaaaaagcaataaaagtttTCTGAATTAGCAATAAAAGTTTTCTAAAGTTTCTACTAGATTTTTTATcagtaagtattattttattatttttccaattgttataatttatttattcactatttactatttattaaaactgttaaatataataaacgaATCAAACTttgactattttaaattaaaattcattgtttactctggttgcaatttttaataaaagttttttcttaattcaaatacTTGCATAAATTGTATGTGGGGGGGGActtcaaattaatcaaattctgctcatttcattattttgcattatttggttacaaataaatgatttattttaagaaatctgtaAATGTGCAATTATAAATTATCCTGGGAGGTTCTTGATAAGATAAATCAAAGAAAGACCTGcagtaccaaatttggcacatgcataccttggaggtcgggaatgcgcacctggggtccctttttttaaattcttaattagaattttaatgattaattaaaaactaactttcccgccaaaaaaaatcttttcatttccccacagccaaatgagtaaggcttcaggttttttttttccccactctaacaaggataggcttaacatattttcgcccgattatttcaaacatttctgtttattttcgtagtgtttgatgcattaaaaattaaacattgttaattaatcgatctgctcatgatgaatctgaaaaacattttttgacaaattattgagatatttcataaattaagaaagatattctttagtgcccataaggttctAAGTGACTCTGTtctcagtaatcatattattaaaaaaatgctttgtttcagtaaaaaatattattatattaattgcaggttaatcatttccactttaatttaaagcataaattctttgggaggtaacagaaaattagatacatattatgttatgactgaaagcctttataatattatgagtgaattatatgactatcaaaatttgaagttttgaagtattttaatgaagaagctattaaagtaggaattacataaaatatttaattattaaaattttaaagagcattaagattggcgaaccggctggtcgccaaaggcggctagtatgaaatatttagtgcaacttttgtttttatttttgttttaaagattttttttctcccactaagtaaaataaatcaaCCTGCATTTTCTAAATAACATTGCACAGTTAATATTGATAATGTATATTGTCATGTCTAGTTAATGCTCTTTAATATGTTGATTAAGATGGCTGAcatatttaaatggaattcagatttaaatttcattaatcaatttTCTGTGTGGAAATTgtgtatttataatgaaaattatttcaaagagatgtttctttgaaatagtttccattataaatatacaattttaagagaaattatgTGACATAATTGCATCTTTCAGCTATCATTTGATTAtagttttttagatatttctagtttaaataaacactaattaaagcttcttcttcttcatttttttcaatgatttaaccaaaccttttattttaacctgcttttttatttcagttatttattattcACATCATTTtagtatgcaaaatattatataaaatattaatattcattcagtAATTGGCTTTACAATATAATGAGCATTTGAAAGTtagtgataaaagaaaatataatgctATAATTGTTTGAAATGCGATTCCAtttatatcaacaaaaatttgagcatttttattCTGCAGTAAGCTTGGCATGATACTAATGAGTGGTACTATAATGATAagacaatcatttttttaatttactaaatctGGCTTTGTAGGAAGgtgtatacattttaaatagttcTTGGAatctgctatatttttttttcgttgggTGCCATTTTTTACTATCATTGTATCTAAATTTTCTCTAGAATTGATAATGCTAATATTTATGAGAGAATGGAATGATTTTCTAtcagatattttgttttatttttaattccaaagtctggattattatttttttttttttttttttttactttgaatttttgcttttacaCTGTAAAGTTGATATATGtgcattttgtataaatattattcatttttgttctgttttaaaattgtttttgcagaatcaaatatttaattatttaaatttttcctaaatttaaatttttggtattttaggttctaatttttctttctcttttattttagcATACATTTCCCAGGCTGGATTGTTTGGAAAAAATCTATTGTGAAGTACAAAATTCACTTCGAAACAATTACTACAAATCTAAAATgtagtaataacaaaatttattctgtgagtattttatttacataacacATTAATGATCTgtacatttgtttatatttataaaacacctATGCTTTTCATGAGTATTTCTTTCTAGTATTGtagatttcaaacaaaactctatttaaaattcatgattGAAATGTGTTTATATCAAATATGCTTATGTTCATTGTAATTTATCTGTCTTCCATGTAtgtgttgcttttttttatatctaaattttatgaattgatgtcccatttgtaaaatattgtttttacagTGTTTTATTCACGAAAATTATACCCTGTTATTGAAACTATTTGGCCATATATTGAATATATGCTGACATGATAGTCTAGAAATCTTATTTACACCATGCATGCCATGTTGCAGACATGGGTTTAATGATAATGTTTCCCAGGGGATCACATCGCATTTTACTAAcactacaatatattttatatggagGTCTGATATTTTA is a window encoding:
- the LOC129981672 gene encoding phosphatidylinositol N-acetylglucosaminyltransferase subunit H-like isoform X1 is translated as MCQKTRSNAIEGRTQDIYGNPLTFYAITHGHLTDCKEYVIAKEAFNFKRWLIFMTIFSSLAFYCEFYNADANFLGVFLFILCVVLILKLHLKVKQESLLVIASLGLQLTTTFVTGRKESQFIFNQNIYDAVINEGIYMHRIIFYLAVLLRDIKEPLKICSIIPLFQHTFPRLDCLEKIYCEVQNSLRNNYYKSKM
- the LOC129981672 gene encoding phosphatidylinositol N-acetylglucosaminyltransferase subunit H-like isoform X2, with the translated sequence MCQKTRSNAIEGRTQDIYGNPLTFYAITHGHLTDCKEYVIAKEAFNFKRWLIFMTIFSSLAFYCEFYNADANFLGVFLFILCVVLILKLHLKVKQESLLVIASLGLQLTTTFVTGRKESQFIFNQNIYDAVINEGIYMHTFPRLDCLEKIYCEVQNSLRNNYYKSKM